Proteins found in one bacterium genomic segment:
- the ispE gene encoding 4-(cytidine 5'-diphospho)-2-C-methyl-D-erythritol kinase has translation MTVAAPAKVNLHLEVLRARADGYHEIETILQTVSLCDEVRVDLRDRGAGGPPRISLSVEPFGTAPESSLNLAWQAAELFCRTCGLGGELGLKLIKRIPAEAGLGGGSSDAAAVLVACNRLYGTGLSPERLEELGAELGSDVPFFIRGGTQVARGRGTDLQALPAITKGKFLIVKPDIALRTSDVYAGLNMGLTLRSPKVNIRTVEALIARFPTGSWFGANRLEDVVLPTQPALQRLVQSLRENATVALMCGSGSAVFAVYGDGRRRELARQEAVQPGWNAWDVDPWPGGVRVRDDADRE, from the coding sequence GTGACGGTCGCGGCACCGGCCAAGGTCAACCTCCACCTCGAGGTCCTGCGCGCCCGCGCGGACGGCTACCATGAGATCGAGACGATCCTGCAGACCGTCTCGCTCTGCGACGAGGTCCGGGTCGATCTTCGCGATCGCGGCGCCGGCGGGCCGCCCCGGATCTCCCTGTCGGTCGAGCCCTTCGGCACCGCGCCCGAATCCTCCCTGAATCTGGCCTGGCAGGCGGCCGAACTGTTCTGCCGGACCTGCGGGCTCGGCGGCGAACTCGGGCTGAAGCTGATCAAGCGCATCCCCGCCGAAGCGGGACTAGGCGGGGGCAGCAGCGACGCCGCGGCGGTCCTGGTCGCCTGCAACCGTCTGTACGGAACCGGCCTGTCGCCCGAACGGCTCGAGGAGTTGGGAGCCGAACTGGGTTCCGACGTGCCGTTCTTCATCAGGGGGGGGACCCAGGTGGCGCGCGGCCGCGGCACCGACCTGCAGGCGCTGCCGGCCATCACCAAGGGCAAATTCCTGATCGTGAAGCCGGACATCGCGTTGCGGACTTCGGACGTCTATGCGGGCTTGAATATGGGATTGACATTGCGCAGCCCCAAGGTTAACATCCGTACCGTTGAGGCCCTAATCGCCCGTTTTCCAACGGGTTCCTGGTTCGGGGCGAATCGTCTGGAAGATGTCGTCCTGCCCACGCAACCCGCCCTGCAGCGACTCGTGCAGTCGTTGCGAGAGAACGCAACCGTGGCCCTGATGTGCGGCAGCGGTTCGGCGGTCTTCGCCGTCTACGGCGACGGACGCCGGCGGGAGTTGGCCCGGCAGGAGGCCGTGCAGCCCGGGTGGAATGCCTGGGACGTCGACCCCTGGCCTGGCGGTGTGCGCGTCAGGGACGACGCCGACCGCGAATGA
- a CDS encoding ribose-phosphate pyrophosphokinase, with translation MNELVLISGNAHRGMGEQIAAHLEKSLLSVEVARFSDGEINIKIKENIRGTDVFIIQPTQPPAENMMELLLLIDAVRRASCRRVTAVLPYFGYARQDRKDQPRVPIGARLMANLITTAGADRVLTIDLHAPQIQGFFDIPLDHLYSAPVLLEHFKDRSRENLAVVAPDVGSIKMARSFAKRLEAPLSVIDKRRPRPNEAVVMNFIGDVRGMDVIIFDDMIDTAGTITQAADVCVQNGAASVTACATHPIFSGQALERLAASSVSEVVVSNTLPFSRGAECPKVKVLDLSGLLADAIERIHLEKTVSKLFV, from the coding sequence ATGAACGAGCTCGTGCTGATCAGCGGCAACGCCCACCGCGGGATGGGGGAGCAGATCGCCGCCCACCTCGAGAAGTCCCTGCTCAGCGTCGAGGTCGCGCGCTTCTCCGACGGGGAGATCAACATCAAGATCAAGGAGAACATCCGCGGCACCGACGTGTTCATCATCCAGCCCACGCAGCCGCCGGCCGAGAACATGATGGAGCTGCTGCTGCTCATCGACGCGGTGCGGCGGGCTTCCTGCCGGCGGGTGACCGCGGTGCTGCCGTACTTCGGTTACGCGCGCCAGGACCGCAAGGACCAGCCGCGCGTGCCGATCGGGGCCCGTTTGATGGCCAACCTGATCACCACCGCGGGGGCGGACCGCGTGCTGACCATCGACCTGCACGCCCCCCAGATCCAGGGCTTCTTCGACATCCCGCTGGACCACCTCTACTCGGCGCCGGTCCTGCTCGAGCACTTCAAGGACCGTTCGCGCGAGAACCTCGCCGTGGTGGCGCCCGACGTCGGCAGCATCAAGATGGCCCGCTCCTTCGCCAAGCGCCTCGAGGCGCCGCTGTCGGTCATCGACAAGCGGCGGCCGCGCCCCAACGAGGCGGTGGTGATGAACTTCATCGGCGACGTGCGCGGGATGGACGTCATCATCTTCGACGACATGATCGACACCGCCGGCACCATCACCCAGGCGGCCGACGTCTGCGTGCAGAACGGCGCCGCGTCGGTCACGGCCTGCGCCACGCACCCGATCTTCTCGGGGCAGGCCCTCGAGCGCCTGGCGGCCTCGAGCGTGTCCGAGGTCGTGGTGAGCAACACGCTGCCCTTCAGCCGGGGGGCCGAGTGTCCCAAGGTGAAGGTCCTGGACCTCTCCGGCCTGCTGGCCGACGCCATCGAGCGGATCCACCTGGAAAAGACCGTCAGCAAGCTGTTCGTCTGA
- a CDS encoding 50S ribosomal protein L25, which yields MALIDMTVYPRTTSGKNANRRTRASGRTPAVVYGNNREQASNLEFDTVQFERILDTHGGQNLMFSLKVEGTGESFVAVMRDLQQHPVSDMVYHCDLLEIPLDVPLTLEVGLNIHGEMNKLVRAGDAIVDVVRRTVEIECLPRDVPAHLDVDYTELKIGDKLTVRNLVLEKGRILTDADEIILKLNTHTFIEAVAAPTEGEAAVVPEKKDDAK from the coding sequence ATGGCTCTGATCGACATGACCGTCTATCCCCGGACGACCTCCGGCAAGAACGCGAACCGCCGGACGCGCGCGTCCGGCCGCACGCCCGCCGTGGTCTACGGCAACAACCGCGAGCAGGCGAGCAACCTGGAGTTCGATACCGTCCAGTTCGAGCGCATCCTCGACACGCACGGCGGCCAGAACCTCATGTTCTCCCTGAAGGTCGAGGGCACCGGCGAGTCCTTCGTGGCCGTGATGCGCGACCTGCAGCAGCACCCGGTGAGCGACATGGTCTACCACTGCGACCTGCTGGAGATCCCGCTGGACGTCCCGCTGACCCTCGAGGTCGGCCTGAACATCCACGGCGAGATGAACAAGCTGGTGCGCGCTGGCGATGCCATCGTGGACGTGGTGCGGCGCACCGTCGAGATCGAATGCCTGCCGCGCGACGTGCCCGCGCACCTGGACGTCGACTACACCGAGCTGAAGATCGGCGACAAGCTGACCGTGCGGAACCTCGTCCTGGAGAAGGGCCGGATCCTCACCGACGCCGACGAGATCATCCTCAAGCTGAACACCCACACCTTCATCGAGGCCGTCGCGGCGCCCACCGAGGGCGAGGCCGCCGTCGTTCCCGAGAAGAAGGACGACGCGAAGTAG
- the spoVG gene encoding septation regulator SpoVG — protein MEITEIRITLRDDEKLRGFASITLDNSFVVRGLKIIEGATGMFVAMPNRRRKDGTFQDIAHPINMSTREWMENLIIAAYKQELQRAERGEVPILSGRHEDSALEESF, from the coding sequence TTGGAAATCACGGAGATCAGGATCACCCTGAGGGACGACGAGAAGCTGCGCGGTTTCGCGAGCATCACCCTGGACAACAGCTTTGTCGTGCGCGGCCTGAAGATCATCGAGGGCGCGACTGGCATGTTCGTCGCGATGCCGAACCGCCGCCGCAAGGACGGGACCTTCCAGGACATCGCGCACCCCATCAACATGTCCACCCGCGAGTGGATGGAGAACCTGATCATCGCCGCGTACAAGCAGGAGCTCCAGCGCGCCGAACGGGGCGAAGTGCCCATCCTCTCCGGCCGCCACGAGGACTCCGCCCTCGAGGAGAGCTTCTAG